The DNA region CAGGTTCTTACAAAAGAAGAGCTTCCTTCCCATGCAAACCAAGCACAGTAAACCAACAACAGACTCAGTAACGCAAATAAGCCCAGCATCAATGCCATCTCTCCTGCATTTTGCTGTTTTATTGTCTGAACAAAACGGCCAAAACTTTCAGGTTTTTGTATCAATTGATTAAGTAATGCTGGAGGGAGAGTCAGTGGTGGCAGTGCATATATCAACCAAAATGGCATCATAAAAATCTGAGTGAACCAATCTACTTTGGCAGGTAAAAATTTCTCAGATAAATGATGGGCAGAGCCTCGCAAAAATTCCCGTTGATATAGTTCTGGTAAATCTTGAAAAGAACATAAGCCGTATGGAGGTCGAGTCGTATTCTGTTTTTTCATACGGCATTCTATTGATGATCGTACTGAGTTACACGATATCGGATGCTAGGTAGCTGATGATTACACTTCATTTTGCTCGGCATTCATCGCAATATTTATTTTGCTTCTTCATTGCAAATTGAGTTCACCCATTCTCGAAAGTTTTGATGGCTTTCCTGAGCTGGCTTAACAATAGCAAGACCTACACTCGGAATTTCTATGCCAAATTCTGATTCGACCCAGCTTTGAAAATTAGGATGAAGATACTCATTTTTGACAGGATGTTTGGTCATGTCTTCGCAGCCAATCTCGCTATAACCAATTGCCAGAAGAGCAATAAAATCCTTCATATTGCCAGCTAGAACTTTTACTTCATCTCCTTCTGATCCGAGATGAACAATCGGTTCCCGACCATCATCTTGCTTCCAGATACAATACATCGAGCCATCTGACCCTGCTCCAAATAAAGCTAATCGCTCATCAGCTTTGTGAGAACGGAACCACCAGTAAAAGTCTTGTCCATCGCCTGCACGAAGTTGGAAATAACCACTAATTGGATATCTATTAGTTTCAACCCAGTTACATAACAAGCCCAATTCTTCTGGGAAAGAAATTGATAGAGGAAAATACTTTTGAATCTCGTCTTCCATTCTTTTCTAAACCTTTATAGGTAGTATTTTGTCGTGATGATCGCCTGACCGTTTAGCTTTAACTCTTACTCTTTTTGTAGAAAACGAATTGAGTTCACCATTATTCTCGGATTTCAGTATTAAAGTCGCAGATTTTTTGGCTAAAGGAAGAATGGCAGTGATCACATGTGATTCCCAGTAAAAAAAGAATAGAGAAACTTTCTAAATCTTGAATTTTTCTGAGACAGATAAAAACATAATTATATTTAGAAATTGATAAATGAATCTTGCAAAATTCTTTGCTTTCACAAGAGAATTTGTAAGCATACAAATAGTTGTTTACAAATTTTCTTGAGTTTTATTTCTATCTCAAAAGACCAACTTCTTTATAGTACTTTTCAGCACCTGGATGAAGAGGAATTGAGATTCCTGCTTTAACCATCTCTTCTCTTTTCAGATTAGCGAATGCGGGATGCAGGCGTATAAAAGTATCGAAGTTCTCAAATACTGATTTCGCAACATTGTAAGCTACATCGTCAGATACATCTGATGTAGTTACCATTGTTGCCAGTGTACTAAAACTGTTTACGTCCTGATCTGTTCCCCCATACATACCGGCAGGTACTGTGCTGACAGAATAGTAAGGGTTATCGGCTATAAGCTTGTTAATTTCAGAACCTCTTACAGAAACAAGTTTCGCTCCACATGACGTTGTTGCTTCCTTGACAGAACCATTCGGATGACCAACCGTGTAGATGTATGCATCGATTTTGTTATCACACAGAGCTTGAGATCGT from [Leptolyngbya] sp. PCC 7376 includes:
- a CDS encoding SMI1/KNR4 family protein; translated protein: MEDEIQKYFPLSISFPEELGLLCNWVETNRYPISGYFQLRAGDGQDFYWWFRSHKADERLALFGAGSDGSMYCIWKQDDGREPIVHLGSEGDEVKVLAGNMKDFIALLAIGYSEIGCEDMTKHPVKNEYLHPNFQSWVESEFGIEIPSVGLAIVKPAQESHQNFREWVNSICNEEAK